From the genome of Amycolatopsis camponoti:
CGGAGGGCTGGGACGCCGTCACGACCCGGCGGCTCGCCGCGCTGATCGAGTACAGCCAGCCCGTGCTGTACAGCCACTTCCCGGGCGGCAAGGACGCGATCATGGCGGCGGCCGCGCTGGAGGGCTTCGCCGAGCTGGCCTCGGTGCTGGCCGCGGCCCGCGACGGCGGTATCGCCGGGGTCGCGCGGGCGTACGTCGAGTTCGCCGACGTCAAGCCCGCGCTCTACGACGCGATGTTCACGCTGGCCTCGGAGCTGCCGTTCGCCCAGGACGACACGCCCGCGGTGATGCAGGAGGCGTTCGCCGGGCTGTTCGCCGTGGTCGAGCCCGTGGCGGGGGACGAGGAGGCCGGGATCCTCACCGAGGTCTTCTGGGGCGCGCTGCACGGCTTGATCACCCTGGATCGCGGGCACCGCCTGTCCCCGGAAAACCGTGACGAGCGCCTCGCCTTGGTCGTCGGCCGCTTCCGCGCGCGGGCCGACTGATCTCCTCCGCACCCCGACCGGCAGAATGGACACCAAAGCCGAACGAGACGAGAACGCGAGGAGAGTGCCGGTGACGGGAGCCCTACGTGGTGTGGTCGCGCTGGACGGCCCGTCGGGGACCGGGAAGACCACCGTCGCGCGCAAGCTCGCCCAGCGCCTCGGCGCCGGCTACCTCGACACCGGTGCGATGTACCGGATGGTCACCCTCGCCGTGCTGCGCGCGGGGGTCGACCCGGCCGACGCGGTCGCCGTCGCCGGGCTGGCCGACAGGACCGACTTCGGCATCGGCACGAGCCCGGACCGGCTCGAGATCCGGCTGGCCGGCGAGGACGTCGCCGCCGACATCCGCGGTCCCGAGGTCACCAAGGCCGTCTCGCCCGTCTCCGCCGTGCCCCACGTGCGTGAGCTGCTGGTCGCCCGGCAGCGCCGGATCATCGACGACGTGGTCGAGCACCGCGGCGGGATCGTCGTCGAAGGCCGGGACATCGGCACCGTCGTCGCGCCGGACTCGCCGCTGAAGGTCTACCTGACCGCCTCGGCCGACGTCCGCGCGTCGCGGCGCAGCACCCAGGACAGCGCGGCCGGGCGGAAGTCGTCGGTCGCCGATGCCCTCGCGAGCGTCGAGCGCCGCGACCACCTCGACTCCACCCGCACCGCCTCGCCGCTGCGCCCGGCCGACGACGCCGTGCACGTCGACACCTCGGAACTGTCGATCGACCAGGTGATCGTCGCCCTCAGCGAACTGGCCAGCCACCGCGGCCTGCTGGCGGGGTGCAACGCCGAGGTCGCTCGATGAAAGCTGGGTCTTCCGGGGCCGAGCCCCGGACCCCAGCCGGGGGGCAAGCCCCCCTGGACCCCCCGAAGTCGGCCAGGGGACTGCCGGAAGGCTCCGTCGGCGCACTCCACGACGCCGGCCGGATCTTCGGCCGGTACCATCTGCGTTCGGCCTTCCGCATCCGCGTGCACGGCCGCGAGCGGATGCCCGCCACCGGCCCGGTGGTGGTGATCGCCAACCACAGTTCGATGATCGAGCCGCAGCTGATCTTCGGAATGCTGCCGCGGCGTTCGGCGTTCTTGGTCAAGGCCGAGCTGTACGACTGGCTGGGTGGGCTCGCCGGGAAGTTCCTGGTGGCCATCGGGCAGATCCCGGTCAAGCGCGGCGAGATCGACCGCAAGCCGCTGATGACCGCGGTCGGCGTGCTCAAGGACGGCGGCGTCGTCGGGATCTTCCCCGAGGGCACCCGCGGTGCGGGGGACGTCGGCGCGGCCGAACGCGGCGCGGCCTGGCTGGTCCGGGCCTCCGGCGCGACCGTGCTCCCGGTCGCGACGCGGGGCACGCGCAAGCCCGCGGACGGCAAGCGGCGCTGGCGCCCGCGCGTGGACATCCTCGTGGGGGAGCCGTTCACGCCGAAGGTCGGACCCGGGAAGACCGGGCTCGACCAGGGCACCGAAGAGCTGCGCGGCGAGCTCGCGGCGCTCGTCAAGACTTTGGACGATTGGCGTACCGAAAACGGTTTCGTTACGCCATAAGGGAAACAGGTAGTCATGGAAGAGTTGGACAGCGTCGGCGAAGTCGACGGCACTTGGTCGGACGAGACCGAGTTCGCCAGGCTCGACGCGCAGATCGACGCTGCGGAAGCGGCCGAGGAGGCGGCGCTCGCGCAGCCGGTGCTCGCCGTGGTCGGCCGGCCCAACGTGGGCAAGTCCACGCTGGTCAACCGCATCATCGGCCGCCGCGAAGCCGTGGTCCAGGACGTGCCGGGCGTCACCCGCGACCGCGTCGCCTACGACGCCTACTGGGGCGGGCGCAAGTTCACCCTGGTCGACACGGGCGGCTGGGAGCCGGACGCGACCGGGCTGCAGGCCTCCGTCGCCGCCCAGGCCGAGCTGGCCATGCAGACGGCCGACGCGGTCCTGCTGGTGATCGACGCCTCGGTCGGCGCCACGGCCACGGACGAAGCCGCGTCCAAGGTGCTGCGCCGCTCGAAGAAGCCGGTGCTGCTCGTGGCGAACAAGGTCGACGACGACCGGCTGCTCGCGGACACCGCGTCGCTGTGGTCGCTCGGCCTCGGCGAGCCGCACCCGGTCAGCGCGCTGCACGGCCGCAGCTCCGGCGACCTGCTCGACGCCATCCTCAAGACCCTGCCCGAGGCGCCGCGCGAGGGCGTCGCCGCGACGTCGGGCCCCCGGCGCGTCGCGCTGGTCGGCAAGCCGAACGTCGGCAAGTCGAGCCTGCTCAACAAGCTCTCCGGCGAGGAGCGCTCGGTCGTCGACTCGGTCGCGGGCACCACCGTCGACCCGGTCGACTCGCTGGTCGAGTTGGACGGCGAGACCTGGCGGTTCATCGACACGGCCGGCCTGCGCAAGCGCGTCAACTTCGCCGCCGGCGCCGAGTACTACGCCTCGCTGCGCACCAAGACCGCGATCGACGCGGCCGAGGTCGCGGTCGTGCTGCTGGACGCCGGCGAGCCCATCTCGGAGCAGGACCTGCGGGTGCTGACCATGGTCGTCGAGGCCGGGCGCGCCTGCGTGCTGGTGTTCAACAAGTGGGACCTGGTCGACGAGGACCGCCGGCACGCGATGGTCCGCGAGCTGGAGCGCGGCCTGGTCCGCGTGCCGTGGGCGGAGAAGGTCAACGTCTCGGCGCTGACCGGCCGTTCGGTGCGCAAGATCGCCCCGGCGCTGCGGACGGCGCTCGCGTCGTGGGACAAGCGGGTGCCGACCGGCCAGCTCAACGCCTGGCTGTCCGACCTGATCGCGGCCACCCCGCCGCCGGTCCGCGGCGGCAAGCAGCCGAAGGTGCTGTTCGCGACGCAGGCGGGCATCCGGCCGCCGACGCTGGTGCTGTTCACCACCGGCTTCCTCGAGGCGGGCTACCGCCGGTTCATCGAGCGCAAGTTCCGCGAGCGGTTCGGCTTCGAAGGCAGCCCCGTCCGGGTGAATGTGCGCGTCCGCGAAAAGAACGCGAAACCGAAGGTCGGCGGAAAAGCGGCCAGGCCCGCCAAAACCCGGTGACTTTTTGACGTCCAGCCTGACGCCCGGCCGGCGTGGTCCCCTCGAGTGCGACCTGGATCACGCTGGTCAGGGCGGTGTTGGTGAGGTCCGACACTCCGTCGTGATCTGGAAGATATGGTTCCTTCATCTGCGAGTATGGTGAAGGGTCGTTGCGGGCGCCTCATTCAGGAGTGCAAGCCCGGTGAGGCTCGCGGAAGGTGAGTGATGGGCTTGCGCGCCCACAGTTCGTCCCTGCACGTCTTCTACCCGGTCGAGGGGGCAACCCGATGACCGTCACGATCGAACCCGCCGAATCCGCCGCGGAGATCACCGCCCCGCTCGCCTGCGTCGCCGAAGTGACGCACGCCCCGTCGGCCACCCCGGTCGCCGACCGGGCCCTGTTCTGGTCCGGCCTCGGCGCCGGCGAGCGCACCCTGCTCGACGTCCTCGCCGCCACCGCCGAGCGGCACCCGAACGCCGCCGCGATCGACGACGGCACGACCACCCTGACCTACCGCGCGCTCCTCGAGGAGATCGACGCCTACGGCCGCCGCCTGCGCGGCTACGGCGTCGGCCTCGGCGACCGCGTCGGCATCCGGATCTCCTCCGGCACCGCCGAGCTGTACGTCGCGATCCTCGCCACCCTGTCCGTCGGCGCCGCCTACGTGCCGGTCGACGCGGACGACCCGGACGAGCGCGCCGAGCTGGTCTTCGAAGAGGCCCAGGTGGCCGCGGTGGCCACCGACGGCAAGATCAACGTCCACTCCACGCCGGGTGGGCGGGCCGGCGTCCCCGGCCCGGCCGACGACGCCTGGATCATCTTCACCTCCGGCTCCACCGGCAAGCCCAAGGGCGTCGCGGTGAGCCACGCGAGTGCCGCCGCGTTCGTCGACGCCGAGGCCGAGATCTTCCTCACCGAGGAACCGATCGGCCCGGGCGACCGCGTCCTGGCCGGCCTGAGCGTCGCCTTCGACGCCTCCTGCGAAGAGATGTGGCTGGCCTGGCGCCACGGCGCCTGCCTCGTGCCGGCGCCGCGCGCGCTGGTCCGCACCGGCGTCGACCTCGGCCCGTGGCTGGTCGCGCAGGGGATCACCGTCGTCTCGACCGTGCCGACGCTGGCCGCGCTGTGGCCCGCCGACGCTCTCGAAGACGTCCGCCTGCTCATCTTCGGCGGCGAAGCGTGCCCGCCGGAGCTGGCCGAGCGCGTCGCCGTCGAAGGCCGCGAAGTCTGGAACACCTACGGCCCCACCGAGGCCACCGTCGTCGCCTGCGCCGCGCAGCTGACCGGCGAGGGCCCGGTGCGGATCGGCCTGCCGCTGGCCGGCTGGCAGCTCGCCGTCGTGAACGAAGACGGGCAGCCGGTCGCCATGGGCGACACCGGTGAGCTCGTCATCGGCGGCGCCGGCCTGGCCCGCTACCTCGACGCCGAGAAGGACGCCGAGAAGTTCGCGCCGCTGCCGTCGCTGGGCTGGCAGCGCGCCTACCGCTCCGGTGACATGGTCCGCGCCGAAGCCGAGGGCCTGCTGTTCCTCGGCCGGCTCGACGAGCAGGTCAAGCTCGGCGGCCGCCGCATCGAGCTGGGCGAGGTCGACGCCGCGCTGCAGGCCCTGCCGGGTGTGCAGGGCGCGGCCGCCGCGATCCGCCGCACCAAGGCCGGCAACCAGGTCCTCGTCGGGTACGTCGTGCCCACCGCCGGAGTGCCCTTCAACCAGGACGAGGCCGCGACCCGGCTGCGCGAGCACCTGCCCGCCGCGCTGGTGCCGCTGCTCGCCGTCGTCGAGGACCTGCCGACCCGCACCTCCGGCAAGGTCGACCGCAACGCCCTCCCGTGGCCACTGTCCACAGTGGACGCCGCGGCGGCCGGGCTGTCGCCGACCGAGGCGTGGCTCGCCGAAGGCTGGGCCGAGATCATCGGCGTGTCGGTCGACGACCCGAAGGCCGACTTCTTCACCCACGGCGGCGGGAGCCTGACCGCCGCCCAGATCGTCGCGCGCATCCGCACCCGGCACCCGCAGGTGTCGGTCGCCGACATCTACGCCCACCCCAAGCTGGGCGCCTTGGCCGCGATGCTGGACGCGCTCAGCGGCCAGGCCACCGAACGCCGCGACATCGCGCCGACCCCGCGTCGCGCGGGCGTCGTCCAGACGGTGCTGACGATTCCGCTGATGGGTCTCGTCGGCCTGCGCTGGGCGACGCTGGCGGCCGCGCTGTCGAACATCCTGGCGCTGCTCGGGTTCGCCTGGGCGCCGACGCTGAACTGGGCGTGGATCGGCCTGGCCTGGGTGGTGCTGTTCAGCCCCGCGGGCCGGATCGCGATCGCCGCCGGCGGTGCCCGCGTGCTGCTGTCGGGCGTGCGCCCGGGCACCTATCCCCGCGGCGGGAGTGTCCACTTGCGACTGTGGACGGCCGAGAAGCTCGCCGAGTTCAGCGGCGCGGACAGCGTCGCCGGCGCGTCCTGGATGACGACGTACGCCAAGGCGCTCGGCGCGCGGATCGGCAAGGACGTCGACCTGCACTCGCCGCCGCCGGTCACCGGCTTCCTCAAGCTGGGCCGCGGCGCGGCCATCGAGCCCGAGGTCGACCTGACCGGTCACTGGGTCGACGGCGACGTCGTGCACATCGGCAAGGTCCGCGTCGGCGCGGAAGCCCGCATCGGCGCGCGCAGCACGCTGTTCCCCGGCGTCCGCATCGGCAAGGGCGCGGAGATCGCGGCCGGCTCGACCGTCCGCGGCGCCGTCCCGGCCGGGCAGCGCTGGGCCGGTTCGCCGGCCGCGCGCGTGGCCAAGGACGAGCGTGACGCGCTGAAGTGGCCGGCCAGCCGGCCGCCGCGGTCGCACTTCTGGGCCACCGTCTACGGCGCGACGTCGCTGCTGCTCGGGTTCCTGCCCGGGATCGCCGCGCTGGCGGGCGTCGTGGTGCTCGGCTACGCGATCGCCGGGGCGCCGACGCTCCTGGCCGCGTTCGTCCAGGCGCTGATCTTCGTGCCGGTCGCGACGGCCGCGTACTTCCTCGCCTACATGCTGCTGGTGCTCGCCGGTGTCCGGTGCTTGAGCATCGGCATGGTCGAGGGCTACCACCCGGTGCACGGCCGCGTCGCGTGGCAGGTCTGGGCCACCGAACGGCTGATGAGCATGGCCCGCGAAGGCCTGTTCCCGTTGTACGCCAGCCTGTTCACGCCGGTGTGGCTGCGGCTGCTCGGCGCGAAGGTCGGCCGCAACGTCGAAGCGTCGACCGTCCTGGCGCTGCCGAAGATGACCAAGGTCGACAGCGGCGCGTTCCTGGCCGACGACACCATGGTCGCCACCTACGAGCTGGGCCACGGCTGGCTGCACGTCGCCCCGGCCCGGATCGGCAAGCAGGCGTTCCTCGGCAACTCGGGCATGACCGCACCCGGCCGTTCGGTGCCGAAGCGCGGGCTCGTGGGTGTGCTGTCCTCGACGCCGTTGAAGGCGAAGAAGGGCTCGTCGTACCTCGGGATGCCACCGCTGCCGGTGCGTCGCGCGATCGGCGACGCCGACACGAGCCGCACCTACACCCCGGCGCTGCACCTCAAGGCGGCGCGGGCGCTGGTCGAGCTGTGCCGGATCATCCCGGTCATGTGCGGGGTCGCGCTGACCGTCTCGGTCGCCTTCGGGCTGCTGTGGGCGGCGTCGGCGTTCGGCTTCGCGGTCGCCGCGCTGCTGGCCGGGCCCGCCCTGCTGGGCGCCGGGATCGTCGCGGCGCTGACCGCGACGGTCATGAAGTGGCTGCTGGTCGGGAAGTTCCGCGAGATCGACCACCCGCTGTGGAGCTCCTTCGTCTGGCGCAACGAGCTGGCCGACACCTTCGTCGAGGCGCTCGCGGTGCCGTGGCTGATCGGCTCGATCGGCGGCACGCCGCTGCTGCCGGCCTGGCTGCGCACGATGGGCGTCAAGATCGGCCGCGGCGTGTGGCTCGAGACGTACTGGCTGCCCGAGGCCGACCTCGTCGAGCTCGGCGACGGCGCGACCATCAACCGCGGCTGCGTCGTGCAGACGCACCTGTTCCACGACCGGATCATGAGCATGTCGCGGGTGGTGCTCGGCGAAGGTGCGACGCTCGGCCCGCACGGCATCGTGCTGCCGGGTGCCGGCATCGGCGCGCGCACCACGGTCGGCCCGGGGTCGCTGGTGACCCGCGGCGACGAGGTGCCGGCCGACACGCGCTGGCTCGGCAACCCGATCTCGGCGTGGACGGGCAAGTAAGCAGAAGGTCACGAAGTACCCGCCTGGCTCGCCGGACTCACCCGTCCGTGCGAGCCTGGTTTGGTACGTCGGTACTAGGAAAGGTTCGGCACGGGTGATTTCGAAGGCTCCGGCTCCGGCACCCGGCGCGGATACCTCCGGTGACCCCTACCTGCCCGCACACGGCAACGGCGGCTACCGGGTCCGGCACTACGACCTGAACCTGGACTACAAGGTCGCGCCGAACCGGCTCTCGGCTTCGGCGGCGATCACCGCCGAGGCGACGCAGGCGCTTTCCCGCGTCAGCCTGGACTTCGGCGAGTTCCGGATCAACCGCGTGCTGGTCGACGGGAAGCCCGCGAAGTACCTGAAGCGCGGCGCGAAGCTGCACGTCCGGCCCGCGAGGGCGATCGCGGCGGGTGCCGCGTTCGTCATCGAGGTGCACTACGTCGGCAACCCGCGGCCGGTCGGCAGCCGCTGGGGCGACGTCGGCTGGGACGAGCTGACCGACGGCGCGCTGGTGGCGAGCCAGCCGGTCGGCGCGCCGTCGTGGTTCCCGTGCAACGACCACCCGGCGGACAAGGCGACCTACCGCGTGACCGTGACGACGGCGTCGCCGTACCTGGTCGCGGTCACCGGCAACCTGGTGGACCGCTACACCGCGGCCAGCACCACGCGATGGGTGTACGAGCGTCCGGAGCCGACGGCGACGTACCTGATGAGCGTGCAGATCGGTCGCTACGACGAGCTCGAGCTGTCCGGCCGCGGCTGGTTCCCGCACACGGGCGTGAGCGCACGCCGGCTGATGGTCGGCTTCGGCCACGGTCGCGTCGATTCGGTCCTCGAAGCGGTGCCGCAGCGCGCGGCCGTGCCACCGCGGCTGCGCCGTCTCTTCGAGCGCGACTTCGGCCGCCAGGGCCGGATGGTCGAGATGCTGCAGCGGCTGTTCGGCCCGTATCCCTTCGGCGA
Proteins encoded in this window:
- the der gene encoding ribosome biogenesis GTPase Der, with the protein product MEELDSVGEVDGTWSDETEFARLDAQIDAAEAAEEAALAQPVLAVVGRPNVGKSTLVNRIIGRREAVVQDVPGVTRDRVAYDAYWGGRKFTLVDTGGWEPDATGLQASVAAQAELAMQTADAVLLVIDASVGATATDEAASKVLRRSKKPVLLVANKVDDDRLLADTASLWSLGLGEPHPVSALHGRSSGDLLDAILKTLPEAPREGVAATSGPRRVALVGKPNVGKSSLLNKLSGEERSVVDSVAGTTVDPVDSLVELDGETWRFIDTAGLRKRVNFAAGAEYYASLRTKTAIDAAEVAVVLLDAGEPISEQDLRVLTMVVEAGRACVLVFNKWDLVDEDRRHAMVRELERGLVRVPWAEKVNVSALTGRSVRKIAPALRTALASWDKRVPTGQLNAWLSDLIAATPPPVRGGKQPKVLFATQAGIRPPTLVLFTTGFLEAGYRRFIERKFRERFGFEGSPVRVNVRVREKNAKPKVGGKAARPAKTR
- a CDS encoding M1 family metallopeptidase; the encoded protein is MISKAPAPAPGADTSGDPYLPAHGNGGYRVRHYDLNLDYKVAPNRLSASAAITAEATQALSRVSLDFGEFRINRVLVDGKPAKYLKRGAKLHVRPARAIAAGAAFVIEVHYVGNPRPVGSRWGDVGWDELTDGALVASQPVGAPSWFPCNDHPADKATYRVTVTTASPYLVAVTGNLVDRYTAASTTRWVYERPEPTATYLMSVQIGRYDELELSGRGWFPHTGVSARRLMVGFGHGRVDSVLEAVPQRAAVPPRLRRLFERDFGRQGRMVEMLQRLFGPYPFGEYVIVVTDDELDDPIEAQGMAIFGANHVDGRRTHERLVVHELAHQWFGNSLTVADWRHIWLNEGFATYAEWLWSEESGGQSAQALARSWHTRIKAKPADVRIADPGVARMFDERVYKRGALTLHALRAEIGDPAFFALLKAWAVEHRHGLVTTAGFVTMAEAYAGRSLSTFFTRWLETPALPPLPGA
- a CDS encoding Pls/PosA family non-ribosomal peptide synthetase gives rise to the protein MTVTIEPAESAAEITAPLACVAEVTHAPSATPVADRALFWSGLGAGERTLLDVLAATAERHPNAAAIDDGTTTLTYRALLEEIDAYGRRLRGYGVGLGDRVGIRISSGTAELYVAILATLSVGAAYVPVDADDPDERAELVFEEAQVAAVATDGKINVHSTPGGRAGVPGPADDAWIIFTSGSTGKPKGVAVSHASAAAFVDAEAEIFLTEEPIGPGDRVLAGLSVAFDASCEEMWLAWRHGACLVPAPRALVRTGVDLGPWLVAQGITVVSTVPTLAALWPADALEDVRLLIFGGEACPPELAERVAVEGREVWNTYGPTEATVVACAAQLTGEGPVRIGLPLAGWQLAVVNEDGQPVAMGDTGELVIGGAGLARYLDAEKDAEKFAPLPSLGWQRAYRSGDMVRAEAEGLLFLGRLDEQVKLGGRRIELGEVDAALQALPGVQGAAAAIRRTKAGNQVLVGYVVPTAGVPFNQDEAATRLREHLPAALVPLLAVVEDLPTRTSGKVDRNALPWPLSTVDAAAAGLSPTEAWLAEGWAEIIGVSVDDPKADFFTHGGGSLTAAQIVARIRTRHPQVSVADIYAHPKLGALAAMLDALSGQATERRDIAPTPRRAGVVQTVLTIPLMGLVGLRWATLAAALSNILALLGFAWAPTLNWAWIGLAWVVLFSPAGRIAIAAGGARVLLSGVRPGTYPRGGSVHLRLWTAEKLAEFSGADSVAGASWMTTYAKALGARIGKDVDLHSPPPVTGFLKLGRGAAIEPEVDLTGHWVDGDVVHIGKVRVGAEARIGARSTLFPGVRIGKGAEIAAGSTVRGAVPAGQRWAGSPAARVAKDERDALKWPASRPPRSHFWATVYGATSLLLGFLPGIAALAGVVVLGYAIAGAPTLLAAFVQALIFVPVATAAYFLAYMLLVLAGVRCLSIGMVEGYHPVHGRVAWQVWATERLMSMAREGLFPLYASLFTPVWLRLLGAKVGRNVEASTVLALPKMTKVDSGAFLADDTMVATYELGHGWLHVAPARIGKQAFLGNSGMTAPGRSVPKRGLVGVLSSTPLKAKKGSSYLGMPPLPVRRAIGDADTSRTYTPALHLKAARALVELCRIIPVMCGVALTVSVAFGLLWAASAFGFAVAALLAGPALLGAGIVAALTATVMKWLLVGKFREIDHPLWSSFVWRNELADTFVEALAVPWLIGSIGGTPLLPAWLRTMGVKIGRGVWLETYWLPEADLVELGDGATINRGCVVQTHLFHDRIMSMSRVVLGEGATLGPHGIVLPGAGIGARTTVGPGSLVTRGDEVPADTRWLGNPISAWTGK
- a CDS encoding lysophospholipid acyltransferase family protein, which gives rise to MFGRYHLRSAFRIRVHGRERMPATGPVVVIANHSSMIEPQLIFGMLPRRSAFLVKAELYDWLGGLAGKFLVAIGQIPVKRGEIDRKPLMTAVGVLKDGGVVGIFPEGTRGAGDVGAAERGAAWLVRASGATVLPVATRGTRKPADGKRRWRPRVDILVGEPFTPKVGPGKTGLDQGTEELRGELAALVKTLDDWRTENGFVTP
- a CDS encoding TetR/AcrR family transcriptional regulator — encoded protein: MTQRQRRVRDRTERGQRIVSAARELAEAEGWDAVTTRRLAALIEYSQPVLYSHFPGGKDAIMAAAALEGFAELASVLAAARDGGIAGVARAYVEFADVKPALYDAMFTLASELPFAQDDTPAVMQEAFAGLFAVVEPVAGDEEAGILTEVFWGALHGLITLDRGHRLSPENRDERLALVVGRFRARAD
- the cmk gene encoding (d)CMP kinase — encoded protein: MVALDGPSGTGKTTVARKLAQRLGAGYLDTGAMYRMVTLAVLRAGVDPADAVAVAGLADRTDFGIGTSPDRLEIRLAGEDVAADIRGPEVTKAVSPVSAVPHVRELLVARQRRIIDDVVEHRGGIVVEGRDIGTVVAPDSPLKVYLTASADVRASRRSTQDSAAGRKSSVADALASVERRDHLDSTRTASPLRPADDAVHVDTSELSIDQVIVALSELASHRGLLAGCNAEVAR